Proteins encoded by one window of Musa acuminata AAA Group cultivar baxijiao chromosome BXJ2-9, Cavendish_Baxijiao_AAA, whole genome shotgun sequence:
- the LOC135622909 gene encoding protein OSB2, chloroplastic-like isoform X1: MAALPIASLLQTPSSLLSFLPSPNPNPNAFSSSLPQGKNRPISVAVVRRRHPPAPFPARCSSGHSEHEYEGVSHQRPQEIPWSKDLANSVHLIGIVGSPVQIKHLNSGKALAWTRLGVKKSASETTWINLTFWDELAHVAFQHVEKGRQVHVSGRLVSDVVEGDDEKRQVFYKVVVQQLNFIERSYSTVSLYEPESRSVDSGTKFGSYVGNSSGSTEKLWQAFFANPMDWWDNRKNKLQFLQRNPKYPDFKHKDTGEALWIDAMNNPHWVKSQLAILDSRMSSLHQANGMSPAVSFMYDGDFTPF, translated from the exons ATGGCGGCACTGCCCATTGCGTCCCTTCTCCAGaccccctcctccctcctctccttcctcccctccccgaaccctaaccctaacgcCTTCTCGTCGTCGCTTCCCCAGGGGAAGAATCGGCCCATCTCTGTGGCCGTCGTCCGCCGCCGTCACCCTCCTGCTCCGTTCCCGGCCCGGTGCTCGAGCGGCCATAGCGAGCACGAGTACGAAGGGGTGTCGCACCAGCGGCCCCAGGAGATCCCCTGGAGCAAGGACCTCGCCAACTCCGTCCATCTGATCGGGATCGTGGGCTCGCCCGTCCAGATCAAGCACCTTAACAGCGGGAAGGCCCTCGCTTGGACCCGCCTTGGCGTCAAGAAGTCCGCCTCCGAGACCACATG GATTAATCTGACCTTCTGGGATGAACTCGCTCATGTGGCCTTCCAGCATGTGGAGAAGGGTCGCCAAGTGCACGTCTCTGGGCGACTTGTGTCGGATGTTGTCGAAGGGGATGATGAGAAGCGGCAGGTTTTTTACAAG GTGGTGGTTCAACAGCTGAATTTCATCGAAAGGAGCTACTCTACAGTGTCATTGTATGAGCCAGAGTCACGTTCTGTAGATTCAG GTACTAAGTTTGGGAGCTATGTGGGTAACTCTTCAGGTTCTACAGAAAAGCTCTGGCAAGCCTTCTTTGCTAATCCAATGGACTGGTGGGATAATAGGAAAAACAAG TTACAATTTTTACAGAGAAACCCCAAGTACCCTGATTTTAAGCACAAGGATACTGGTGAAGCATTAtggattgatgctatgaacaaccCACATTGGGTGAAGTCACAATTGGCTATATTGGATTCAAGAATGAGCTCTCTCCACCAAGCTAATGGCATGAGTCCTGCTGTTTCTTTTATGTATGATGGCGATTTCACTCCATTCTAG
- the LOC135622909 gene encoding protein OSB2, chloroplastic-like isoform X2 → MAALPIASLLQTPSSLLSFLPSPNPNPNAFSSSLPQGKNRPISVAVVRRRHPPAPFPARCSSGHSEHEYEGVSHQRPQEIPWSKDLANSVHLIGIVGSPVQIKHLNSGKALAWTRLGVKKSASETTWINLTFWDELAHVAFQHVEKGRQVHVSGRLVSDVVEGDDEKRQVFYKVVVQQLNFIERSYSTVSLYEPESRSVDSGTKFGSYVGNSSGSTEKLWQAFFANPMDWWDNRKNKRNPKYPDFKHKDTGEALWIDAMNNPHWVKSQLAILDSRMSSLHQANGMSPAVSFMYDGDFTPF, encoded by the exons ATGGCGGCACTGCCCATTGCGTCCCTTCTCCAGaccccctcctccctcctctccttcctcccctccccgaaccctaaccctaacgcCTTCTCGTCGTCGCTTCCCCAGGGGAAGAATCGGCCCATCTCTGTGGCCGTCGTCCGCCGCCGTCACCCTCCTGCTCCGTTCCCGGCCCGGTGCTCGAGCGGCCATAGCGAGCACGAGTACGAAGGGGTGTCGCACCAGCGGCCCCAGGAGATCCCCTGGAGCAAGGACCTCGCCAACTCCGTCCATCTGATCGGGATCGTGGGCTCGCCCGTCCAGATCAAGCACCTTAACAGCGGGAAGGCCCTCGCTTGGACCCGCCTTGGCGTCAAGAAGTCCGCCTCCGAGACCACATG GATTAATCTGACCTTCTGGGATGAACTCGCTCATGTGGCCTTCCAGCATGTGGAGAAGGGTCGCCAAGTGCACGTCTCTGGGCGACTTGTGTCGGATGTTGTCGAAGGGGATGATGAGAAGCGGCAGGTTTTTTACAAG GTGGTGGTTCAACAGCTGAATTTCATCGAAAGGAGCTACTCTACAGTGTCATTGTATGAGCCAGAGTCACGTTCTGTAGATTCAG GTACTAAGTTTGGGAGCTATGTGGGTAACTCTTCAGGTTCTACAGAAAAGCTCTGGCAAGCCTTCTTTGCTAATCCAATGGACTGGTGGGATAATAGGAAAAACAAG AGAAACCCCAAGTACCCTGATTTTAAGCACAAGGATACTGGTGAAGCATTAtggattgatgctatgaacaaccCACATTGGGTGAAGTCACAATTGGCTATATTGGATTCAAGAATGAGCTCTCTCCACCAAGCTAATGGCATGAGTCCTGCTGTTTCTTTTATGTATGATGGCGATTTCACTCCATTCTAG